A window of Vespula vulgaris chromosome 25, iyVesVulg1.1, whole genome shotgun sequence genomic DNA:
TTAATGTTATATTAGTATTGGTTAGAagatttctaaataagaaaaagaaagtaaaatttttgTCACTATGAAATTCATAAAACGtatttattagtatttattattatttattattttattagtatcaatatttaattcttgttcaatcaatatttatttattgttttgaacaaaaaataaaagtttatattattctgaaaaacaaaataatcagCTGACAATCCTAGAAGAACACATACGTCATCGCATGTTTCATTTTTGAACAATACTAAAcgcaacaacgacaacaacaacaaatttGAGATATCTAGGGTAAGCTTCGAAAATCAAAGTTATTAAGTGATTCAGTTAATAAGAGAATCGATGTTAATTCAGAAAATTTGAACAGTGATTATTTAGATTTCATCCAATAACATTCATTGTGGACGATCTGcaaaatttgataattatgTTTTAAAATCACAGCTTAAATCAGATTCAAGGTCGACACTGCAAGAAACAGGTGATACATTTGGGGTCATTTGGTCGACAGTGCAAAGACATCttcataaaatcaaaaaaatatctagaCAAGGTATTTGTATTCCGCATCAATTGTCGAATACGAATGATTATCAGCAAGGAGGAATTTGCATATCGTTATTGATCAGGTAACGAGATAATTCATTTCTTAGTATAATTGTTACCAtcaatgagaaatattttttatacagcAACTTGAGACGACTCGAATCGATAACTTTCTTCAGAACCAATCAGCAATATCCACGTCTAAATCAGGTATGATATTGAAAAATGTGCTATTATGCGTTTGATGGTACCGAACTGGGTGTGATATTGATTCGTTATGAATTACCATAACCAATTGCCGTTGATGTTTATTGTCTAATTGGAACGGTTGTGTAATGAATTGTTGAAAAAATGGCTAACATTAGTCAACAATAAACACGTTGTACCATAATATGGTAACGCAAGAATACGTGCCAGAGTTCGTCTGTTgggtataataataattttattttaataatagcaataataataatttgaaaataatttgaataatatccATATTCTTGGATAATAAACttttacatatctacatatatatttattttaatttttctaacaaatttttgtttactaTTATGTATATCTTATCAGATGTACGTGTGGAATTTAATAGGATCGGAAAAAATTAGGCATATCATCTGAAAAATGAGACTACTAGTTTTCTTTGAtactaatattattcataaagaAAGAACCTCAGGATTTTGTTCGATCgtctaaaaattatatttatatattttataacgttaATACAAGTCAGCGACGCATAGATAACAAGTTCGTCGGAAGGaagtcaaaataaaaaaaagaataaggaaaTTGTTACTACTTAATTCATCTCATTTGCGTCCATTTTACAAAAATGTACGCAGTACTGATAAATATCCCATCGAAGATTTGACGATCTgcaaatattaacaaataaataataataagaataaatagataacAATTGTATTGTTACAGAAAGgaacataatttaaaaatatataaactaattggaaatatacttacatctGTGAAGATGGTCAAGGACAAGACGGCAAATTTACCAGACGTTAAATATTGTGGTTTTTTCGTTCGTATCAtacaaatgagaaaaaatttcGAGTCCCTTGCAGGTAAGTTATACCACTCGTAATTGTAAATGGCGTTACCAAAATTAGTACTCtaattgaataaaacaaatggCATTAATCAAGTAATTAATATTCCaaacatataaaaagttattgatataaaatgttttatttacttcCTGGATAAAACATTCGCCGATGAAGCAGTAAATAAAGAGTGTACTGATCACACAAAAGCCATATAAAATGAACAAGATCAAGGTTAAACTGTCTTTCGTTTCCGTAGtctaaaaataagaaaatgaaaaatatcgattaggtgttatcatataaattaagaACGTACAGTTTTAAATAAAGGATATGACATTTTTCGAATAGAAAACAcaatcaatttgttttttacatATTCTGTTACTAAGATTATACAGTTAAAATAtcagattataaaatttaaaaaaatggcAAAGTTatagtagtaacagtaataatataacTGTCTCGTTCGGATTATTCTCTTTAATCGAACAAGGATTTTATTCCCATAACATTTTGTTGACGTAAATGTGTACACCCTCAGTAATTTCCAGTACTTTCCCCTAAGCACTTATGTCATTATTGTGAACATCCACCCTCGAGAAATTGTTAGacacatattaaaaataaataataaatgaacaatGAAAGTAGCCTCCTAGACATGGGTTTGTCTAGCGTCTACCCttcaaatatcaataaaatactCATGGATCCATAATATCATCAAGACAAAGGACCACATATGaggtttatatattttgaacgAACTATCCTAGACCAGACCAGGATCAATAAGGATATTACTTTCTGTTTCCAGGCACTTTTTACTTAAACTCTTCCCTTTCCGTTTcccttttctaatttcttattGCTTTCTCGGATAgttcgagagaaataaaaaatcagtTGCATCAAAGCATTTGCACTCAGTGAGACAACCGAGATATCACTCGCTATGCTACAATCGGAGATATCCAGCAcaatttaaatcaatttacAACAAAAAGTCAATTTACAACTTTCAGACTCAAATCATCAAGACCTCCAAGTCTTGCTAAACATTACTGGCTATTCCTCCTTCAGAGATAGTCAACACAATTAACTACACATAACGAAATACATATCTCATaacatctatatatctttactttaaaatatattgttgAGATTTCAAttcacaaaatattatttatcggaTCTTCTTCACGAGTTCTATAGAATCcttcaaagaaataatgttttcCCATTAATTTGTGGTAATGCAGCGAACACTATTTTGGATCTTCAGCAGCGTCCGAGTCTTATAACACtgcttttctttatcgaaacCAGTCTGACCATTAAAAAGAGACGGGGATAGATCCTCCGTACAAATTGATAACATCGTTGAACAGGTGCGAGAAACGCAATTAAACGTATATCATAATTTTGctcttataattaataattaattatgcaatatatttgttttctgttttcaattattttttattttattactcttcCACAGCaataatatatgcatacgtgtatgttaaatttgttaatactGAAATAAAACTGATAAAAATTGCAATGTACGAAGAATGTAAGGCGAAGTATAAAAACTAATCTACCAAGTAAAAGATCTGTCGGTAAAGTAGATGTAGGCGCAATAACAGCTCGTACGGTAAATACTTTACTATTACAGGTTCACAGACGAGCTTCACaaattctatctatctttattatttacacgGTCCAGGATCATGGCGCATTTGATAGCAGGTAAATActaaagattaaataaaacactTTTAatcatgaatataaaatataaaaccatGCAAAAAACGTTtcgtagaaattaaaataaatcaatgagGATTCAAGTAAGAATACTTTGTTACGTTGACTTTGTTGATTTACAGAAGATacgaataaaagtttttatcaCTTTGTATCGGAATTTTGGCTCGTTAAACTATCAACTGCGAATCCAGGATGACAGAAATCCTACTTAACATCTCTACTTACCTTTTTAATCAAGGAATGTAATTAATATGCAAAGTAATGTAATCCTTGGGTATGGAAATTGATCCGCTCGTTTATCAATTTGCCATGAAAGAAGATGATCCTTGCACAACTATGGCCAAACTTGAACCGCAATGTGCTGGAAAAAAGGCTTACTTATTTCATAAACACGAACATTTATACTaaattttaactttctttcgATGATCGAAGGTTCATTACATGATCCTGGAAACTATAATTCATTGTGAATATACAGAAATAATTGTTGTCTGTTTGTAAATGCAACAGATATTTTCAAATGcgcttttttttgtaagagtAACCTCGGAaactttaaaatttatatgaaaaacttTTCGGGAACTACTGAatcaaaaacattttaattttccgTTAATGATCTGGATTAAATTTAAAACTTCTTGTCGATAAGATTTATTTTGCGAtgtgcttcctttttttttgaacaaaaatatacaatacgATTTTCTGGCAAGTAGTagaagataattataaatatttgccattttgtagaaaaatattatttaataaatgcgACTTGGCAAGTGCtcgttttacttttatatattttaagaataaattcttttctatttacattAGTGTATCTTGGTAGAAATGATCGCAAGTAATGAATTTTCACTTATATTAATGATCATTTCTGTTTCTCCgccattttttattactgttacaaaaaaagaattatcaactgtatttttaaaatacctataacgtaaaaaaatgtttattttaataaattaagtaGATTAgtcaaaaataaatgagaaataaaggaaatagtaaaaaaatgtttgtttacttgatgagaaaaaaagaaaagaaaaatattcgctTGTACTTGTGCCAACAGTACGTAGTAATCCGAAATACAGATATgcaaaaatctatataaaaaatttcttggtAACTAAATAGATTTCAAAGTTTTCGatctttatcattattttatttgatttgtcgtcgattcgatattttttgcCAAATGCTTCTGTTGAGTCGTGAGGATGCAATTACGTGAGCGCTTTTAATCACGTTTCTCGCATTGATCAGCGATGTTGTCAATTCAATTATTCAGAGGATCTATCTCCTGTCTCTTCTTAATAGTTAGACTTATAGCATTACTAATCTCGATAAATAAGAGCGGCGCCAAAATGCTCGGAACCTGttgaaaattctctttaaaataGCGTTCGTCGCATACCCACAAATTAATGGGAAAACGCTATCTCTTTGAAGGATCCTGTAGAACTCGTGAAGGAGAtccgataaataatatttcgcgAATTGAAATCTCAACAATATATCTTAAAGTAAAGATATACAGATGTTATGAGATACGTATTTCGTTATGCGTAGTTAATTGTGTTGGCTATCTCTCGAAGGAGGGATAGCCAGTAATGTTTAGCAAGACTTGGAGGTCTTGATGATTTGAGTCTGAAAGTTGTAAATTGACTTTTTGTTGTAAAATTGATTTAGATTGCACTGGATATTTCCGATCGGAGCATAGCGAGTAATATCTCGGTTGTCTCACTGAGTGCAAATGCTTTGATGTGACTGATTTTTGAGTCCAGGATTGTTCGTTAGAAATGTATAAACAATTTCATGCGTGGTTCTTTGTCCTGGTAACGGTATGGTCTCATTGATATTTGAAGAGTAAGCGTCAGACCAACTAATGGCTCGTTTTGTTTAGGAGTCTACTGTCactgtttatttattacctGATTTGACACAATATTAAAGACTACATGCTTGATAAAAAATGCCTAAGTTCGAACAAAATAATAGCCATTAAGAGAAAATGCTGTGAATGAATGCGCACGTGTACGTCAAcaacttacttttttttttgaacgaaaaagcaaatatgattttttcgaaaaagtattaaaggtattataaatgtttgctatttcatataaatacataatttcaTAGATGCATCTTAAGAAGTAATCATTTTACTTTCatactttaaaaattatttaagaataaattatttatttactttttatttcaattaatagtTATGAACATTATCGTAACTAATGAAtctttgcttttatttatacCTATGTCTTTTTCTTCGCCATTTGTCATTActtttgattatataaattatcaagtttattttaaaagtaagTCCTATTATAGAAAGGACagtttattgaaataaattatgcacgtttgtaaaaacaaaagattaaagaaaatagtaaaataatgtttgttatttttgtcATGGAATTATGTAtgtcaaaataattaaacaaagaaaaaaatattattctctaGTATGCGTACCATCAGTAAGTAGAAACCGGAAATACAAAGATGGATGGTGGTACCCAGCAATTGCTGCatgattacaaaattaaagtTATCTTCCAATTTTTCTGTTAatctgaaatatttcaaataagatTTAAAACTGATATATTAGAACAGcgcttattattattgtttatttttcgattatttaaagaaatagagcaaaaaatttgtagaatattctgtagaagaaaatttgaatcatttatttttgatatattctacAATACATGTAGCCAgttgaaatgaataaatatataattgaataataaataaaaaataatgaatgaatattgaaataacgcataaaatataatgaataagtaagtaaatggttaatgaaaaatattaataaatagtataataaatggaatatattataaataaataaatagtaaatatttaaggaaaaaaataaatagttgAATTAAGGGccatgaaaaaaaatagttttataaaaaaatcatttattagcAACGAATTATAAAAcctaattttaattaatgaattataaaacacacacatacacgcaggTTGTTTCCGAAAATGTGTTTTTTAACTTTGAAAATAGATTCAGTacgctaaaataaaaaaaacagttcgtataaatatatgccCCATATGATCTTGCTTCCAAATTATAGTTGTTTTTATACGAAACCtgctaattaataattttcatagaaaCTTCATAAACTCTCGGCTTGAATACAGGCTTCCAAACATCGCATCACAGATTTTCTCACTCGTTCAAAAGTACTACGTATTCTTTGAATTCGCtgataatacttttaaatacaatatcgCAGTTCTTCAATATTGTTTTCTGATATAACGTAAACCAAAGACTTTAGGCGCTCTCacaaataaaaatccaatCGATTTAAATCAAATGATCGTGCTGAGCAATTAATTTGCACTTTACCAACAAtccgtttattattaataaatctctTATTATGAATCTCTCATCATGAATCTCTCATTTAAAGATTGTCTCGTTAGTCGGCTAAAGTCGAGAATATAGTAGTGCTTCATTATGCATATGGTTAACGACATCAAGCAATACGTATTTTAATAGTTGACataagttttcttttaaaagtgAACTATATAATTTACCAGTTAATGACTATCCAAAAAAACTGATCTGATTAAATGGTTATTATTGGAAGATAAAACGGCTATAATTTGGAAATAAAGTCGTATCGGTTATATGttcatatgaatttttttcttatatatataccgtaGTATATCTATTCATGAAGTTATGCCCACATTTTCGGAAACACTCTGTATTCATGTAAGTacagtgtgtgtgtgtgtgcgtaaataaataaactaaaataattagttaataaattttaaaaatcagttaataaatttgtaaagaaaatatgtaatgTTCATCacattattaatacatatatatatatatatatatatatatatatatatatacatatacatatattatatatatatatatatatatatatatatatacatatatatatatagctatatattaattattttaacataattgTATGATATTTTACCTTATCAATCGATAATGTCGTAGTACAAGTTCTTTCATACCCAGACGATAATTTTCAGAATTATTTAACACTGTCTTGACCTTATACGACAATATAGCAAATTGTGCAATTACTTGAACGGACAAATTGACGAACATGCAATCGAATGCTACGTAACCGAATAAGACACTAGGTATGACTATTATTTGATAAGCACAGATCAAAGCGTAAATCCTCGTATCCTTTAAATCCATAATTTCTAATGTTCTATATGGCAATTGATAACCCATGGAATTGTTTTGCTTTCctgaaaagtagaaaaagaggaaaagaaacgaaatattcttttaagaaaaagaattatgaaaagatacgaaaataaaactattcaaatataataattaaaatatactaataaataaaataataatgatatatattaataattaaaagtatactAATTACaacatattaattaaaaatatactaattaaaacaaatattccaAAACATCTACatcgaattaatattcattgCAATAGTGAACCATATTAATCAGGTAATATTACAAAGTATCCCTTAAgtaaacgattaatttaaaGTCAGATGCACACATGgatacaattttcattttttattattttctaatcaatcGTGTATTTGAcatttcgtaatttttcaaaGTCTTTCTCTCAAAAATGTGCACTCTGCAATAACAAATATCATTCGAATTGAACGTGAATACGACTGATATTTCGAGActtcatattttatgaaatgttCATAGatgtaaacaaataataatacgatgctaaaatatcgaacgaataCGATGAATTCGGTAAAACTTCCCAGCAAAATTGgtttgttattattcttaGTTGTTTTTGATTCACAGATTCcactattaatatattacggTACAACAATTCGTTATGTAACCCTTccaattataaacaataaacaTCAAAAGCAATTGGTTATGACAACTCAACATGAATTTTGTTGATGCAATATTATCAAATGCAAGATAGAATCTTTTTCTATGTCAGACCTGGTTTAGATAGAGGTTACAGCTGGTTGGTTTGGAAAAGATCATTGATTACTGTCGTTTCAAGTTATTTTCTCATCAACTCTAAAGATTATGCTAAAAAGTGGATCACGTTGTTGTCTGGTCAATAACGAAATGCAAATTCTTCCTCACTAATCATCATTCATATTCAACAATTGATGTGGAATACAAATACCTTGGTTAGATACTTTTTGATTTCATGAAGTTACCTCAAATGTATCAGCTGTTTCTCACATTATCAAATTTGGATTCAACTTGagtaatttaataatgatttcaAATCATCATTATTGAATTCCGCTGATCTGTCTACTTTCGACATCAACGGATTAAATCAAAatggttttttattaaattgtcTGAACTAACGTTGGAACTTATCGATTTTTGATACTtacctatataaattacaaattagtTAGTACTTTAATTTgcaattttatgttatattctGATCGAAAATTGAATGACATGCAATAATGTATGTATTCTTTCATTATTGGCTTCTCAAAATTAATTgacttattaaaaatagtttAGAAATAGACGACTATTGTATACTtgtgttattatatatcagtATATGTTCGTGAATGtggatattaataaataagtaaataaataaataaataaataaataaaataatcgttggATCATATGTGGTGGCAAATCTATAAaggaattaatataaaatatataaaaatatgttatctgtaaaaagaaaagataaacaattttatattaccaATTTGAATTCCAAAAATAAGCCCACtcgtgtaatataatatatcagatGTTGTCATTGAACAGGCTGTTATAACAATAAATCGTGGAGGTAATTTAGTATAGTTTAAGAACGTCATTTTCTCCTCTTtggtttcatatttttcagtCAATGAATACTCCTTGATTTCCATGAATAATTTACGAAATGCTTCTCTATTTACTCTAGcaattgttatttttgtaaGTGTCATAATTAGAACAATATTCTCCGATATGTTCGATATAATGTTGTCGATCGTTTTTGGAGCACAAATTAATTGTGCTATTGTTAGAGAACAATGAAGGGAAAggtaagtaaaaaagaaaagaaatatcggaACATAATTCTTCAATGGCGAAATTCCCATGCATTTTAAGAGTCCTGCGTTCCATTTGAATGATTTCTGGACGTTGGCAATTGCTAGttcctataataaaaaaatttaattcattaaattgcTGAATTGGTTTTAGATTAATTATTCTGTTATAAttcaaaatacattttattattatatattgcataattatatatattatgtatgattgttacgtatatatacattatatacatatatatatatttaatatacatatatatatatatatatatatatatatatatatatatatggtattaAAAagacatatattaaatatacatatatttaattataaatatttcattaatgttcttattttcattaaatattaaaatattagaattagtttaatattaaagattaatattttgacatgttaatatttaataagaatatttaaatactaaataaaaattatataaattaatattgttctttatgtataaacattctttattatattcagaATGAAAtgttctaatttttttatctttccagCTCAACatacatatttgaaa
This region includes:
- the LOC127072313 gene encoding putative odorant receptor 85d; translation: MTFLNYTKLPPRFIVITACSMTTSDILYYTSGLIFGIQIGKQNNSMGYQLPYRTLEIMDLKDTRIYALICAYQIIVIPSVLFGYVAFDCMFVNLSVQVIAQFAILSYKVKTVLNNSENYRLGMKELVLRHYRLIRLTEKLEDNFNFVIMQQLLGTTIHLCISGFYLLMTTETKDSLTLILFILYGFCVISTLFIYCFIGECFIQESTNFGNAIYNYEWYNLPARDSKFFLICMIRTKKPQYLTSGKFAVLSLTIFTDIVKSSMGYLSVLRTFL